A single window of Dermacentor albipictus isolate Rhodes 1998 colony chromosome 1, USDA_Dalb.pri_finalv2, whole genome shotgun sequence DNA harbors:
- the LOC135917118 gene encoding uncharacterized protein has translation MAPVVLRYGFRKVAGIDEYFRASALEKGRKLCAAKYAYDVEETLERFDGDSQVVAKCHSQVRQATYDVNIQLSSQRRILGAQCTCKAGLGGGCKHVAAVVLFVNEADAPSSTDRPQGWGRPSSKPDTSRRESIEELFGVGTKKGR, from the exons ATGGCACCCGTAGTGCTGCGCTACGGTTTTAGAAAAGTGGCCGGGATCGACGAATATTTCCGTGCTAGTGCGCTTGAGAAGGGCCGAAAGTTGTGCGCTGCGAAGTACGCTTACGACGTCGAGGAGACCCTGGAACGCTTTGATGGCGATTCACAAGTGGTGGCGAAATGCCACTCGCAAGTGCGTCAAGCTACGTACGACGTCAACATTCAG CTGTCATCGCAGCGGCGAATACTGGGTGCGCAGTGCACGTGCAAGGCCGGCCTTGGTGGCGGTTGCAAACATGTTGCTGCCGTCGTCCTGTTCGTCAACGAGGCCGACGCGCCGTCTTCGACTGATCGCCCTCAAGGGTGGGGTCGGCCGTCCTCTAAGCCGGACACTTCTCGAAGGGAGTCCATCGAAGAGCTTTTTGGAG TTGGCACAAAGAAAGGTCGGTAA